From a single Acidimicrobiales bacterium genomic region:
- a CDS encoding helix-turn-helix domain-containing protein: MERKSFAGMHCSVAQCLEVVGEWWSMLIVRDAFLGVTRFDAFQERLGISRNVLNQRLTRLVEEGILDKVAYSRRPPRYDYKLTTKGRDLWPVLTAMRQWGDKHAAPDGPPVRVVHKGCGKVSQAVMTCSSCGERMSARDVRVVRGPGDLDYLASASS, translated from the coding sequence ATGGAACGGAAGAGCTTCGCCGGCATGCACTGCTCTGTCGCCCAGTGCCTGGAGGTCGTCGGGGAGTGGTGGTCGATGCTGATCGTGCGCGACGCGTTCCTAGGTGTGACTCGCTTCGACGCCTTCCAGGAGCGGCTCGGGATCTCGCGCAACGTGCTCAACCAGCGGCTGACCCGCCTGGTCGAGGAAGGGATCCTCGACAAGGTCGCCTACAGCCGGCGCCCGCCTCGCTACGACTACAAGTTGACGACCAAGGGCCGTGACCTATGGCCGGTTCTGACGGCCATGCGCCAGTGGGGGGACAAGCACGCCGCCCCGGACGGTCCTCCGGTGCGGGTCGTCCACAAGGGGTGCGGCAAGGTCTCCCAGGCGGTGATGACCTGCTCGTCGTGCGGGGAGCGCATGTCTGCCCGCGACGTGCGGGTCGTGCGCGGCCCGGGAGACCTCGACTACCTGGCCAGCGCGAGCTCGTAG